The following are from one region of the Streptomyces tuirus genome:
- a CDS encoding MFS transporter translates to MTIPKQPRDADVVEAADLPSVAEERQAGVLGAAYRALSVGIVSVVLLIAFEATAVGTAMPVAARELDGVSLYAFAFSGYFTTSLFGMVLSGQWSDRRGPLGPLTTGIASFGAGLLLSGTAGTMWVFILGRAVQGFGGGLVIVALYVVVGRAYPERLRPAIMAAFAASWVLPSIVGPLAAGTVTEQLGWRWVFVGIPVLVVFPLALALPQIRRRASGPAQHTAAGPATAPSADLPVPAERTALADRPVTPGPAGTTDRCVTSDPAGTTDRPVTPDPAGTADRPVTPDLAGTADRPVTPDPAGTADRPVTPDPAGRTDRPVTPDPAGTADRPVTSDPAPPTDRPAPPADPSAPPAPPAEPNAAFDRRRIRLALGISLGAGLLQYAAQDLRPLSLLPGVVGVALLVPAVLGLLPRGTYRAARGLPSVVLLRGVAAGSFIAAESFVPLMLVTQRGLSPTLAGFSLAAGGGTWALGSWVQSRSRMEPYRERLTTLGMLLVAAAVAAAPSVLIESVPVWTLAVAWAFGCFGMGLVISSTSVLLLKLSAPEEAGSNSAALQISDGLSNVVLLSAGGAAFAALGGGAVSHTATHTSGSHPAAFTAVFLPMAAVALVGAWVSTRLREHRP, encoded by the coding sequence ATGACCATCCCGAAGCAGCCGCGTGATGCCGATGTCGTGGAGGCCGCTGACCTGCCCTCCGTTGCCGAAGAGCGGCAAGCGGGCGTGTTGGGGGCGGCGTACCGGGCGTTGAGCGTCGGGATCGTCTCCGTCGTGCTGCTCATCGCCTTCGAGGCCACCGCCGTGGGGACGGCGATGCCCGTCGCCGCACGGGAACTCGACGGGGTGTCCCTCTACGCGTTCGCGTTCTCCGGGTACTTCACGACCAGTCTGTTCGGGATGGTGCTCTCCGGTCAGTGGTCGGACCGGCGCGGCCCCCTCGGCCCGTTGACGACGGGCATCGCCTCCTTCGGGGCGGGGCTGCTGTTGTCGGGGACCGCCGGCACGATGTGGGTGTTCATCCTGGGCCGGGCCGTGCAGGGGTTCGGCGGCGGGCTGGTGATCGTCGCGCTGTACGTCGTGGTCGGGCGGGCCTATCCGGAGCGGTTGCGGCCCGCCATCATGGCCGCGTTCGCCGCGAGCTGGGTGCTTCCGTCGATCGTCGGTCCGCTCGCCGCCGGCACGGTGACCGAGCAGTTGGGGTGGCGATGGGTGTTCGTGGGGATACCCGTGCTCGTCGTCTTCCCGCTCGCGCTCGCGCTGCCGCAGATACGGCGCCGGGCGTCCGGGCCGGCGCAGCACACCGCCGCCGGGCCCGCCACGGCGCCGAGTGCCGACCTCCCCGTCCCCGCGGAACGGACCGCCCTCGCCGACCGGCCCGTCACGCCGGGCCCCGCCGGGACGACCGACCGGTGTGTCACGTCGGACCCTGCCGGGACGACCGACCGGCCCGTTACGCCGGACCCTGCCGGGACGGCTGACCGGCCCGTTACGCCGGACCTCGCCGGGACGGCTGACCGGCCCGTTACGCCGGACCCCGCCGGGACGGCCGACCGGCCCGTCACGCCGGACCCTGCCGGGAGGACCGACCGGCCCGTCACGCCGGACCCTGCCGGGACGGCCGACCGGCCCGTTACGTCGGACCCCGCCCCGCCGACAGACCGGCCCGCCCCGCCGGCCGACCCGTCCGCCCCGCCCGCCCCGCCCGCCGAACCGAACGCCGCCTTCGACCGTCGGCGTATCCGGCTAGCCCTGGGTATCTCCCTCGGTGCCGGGCTGCTTCAGTACGCTGCCCAGGACCTGCGTCCGCTCTCGCTGCTGCCCGGCGTCGTCGGCGTGGCCCTGCTCGTGCCCGCCGTGCTCGGGCTGCTCCCACGCGGCACGTACCGGGCCGCGCGCGGACTGCCGTCGGTCGTGCTGCTGCGCGGCGTCGCCGCGGGGTCCTTCATCGCCGCGGAGTCGTTCGTGCCGCTGATGCTCGTCACGCAGCGCGGGCTCAGCCCGACGCTGGCCGGGTTCTCGCTCGCCGCGGGCGGGGGCACGTGGGCGCTGGGCTCGTGGGTGCAGTCGCGGTCGCGGATGGAGCCGTACCGGGAGCGGCTGACCACGCTCGGGATGCTGCTGGTCGCGGCGGCCGTCGCCGCCGCGCCGAGTGTGCTGATCGAGTCCGTGCCCGTCTGGACCCTGGCCGTCGCCTGGGCCTTCGGCTGCTTCGGGATGGGGCTCGTGATCTCTTCCACCAGCGTGCTCCTGCTCAAGCTCTCCGCCCCCGAGGAGGCCGGCAGCAACTCCGCCGCCCTGCAGATCTCCGACGGCCTCTCCAACGTCGTCCTGCTGTCCGCCGGCGGCGCCGCCTTCGCCGCGCTGGGCGGCGGCGCGGTGTCCCACACGGCCACCCACACCTCCGGCTCCCACCCGGCCGCCTTCACCGCCGTGTTCCTGCCGATGGCGGCGGTGGCCCTCGTCGGCGCCTGGGTGTCGACCCGGCTGAGGGAACACCGGCCGTAG
- a CDS encoding LPXTG cell wall anchor domain-containing protein — MRLRPSAAVLAAAVIAVAGPAVAAPVAQAEEGEPELVVSALPSAAPKPGEVYDKSVTLTNKGTAAVDGVTFRVRLTRGLDFPEQVKGCTYSTVKDQVRQAVCELDTVVEPGASVTTPVRFKALDKALMEAVEYGTSATGGAPGEGFDDSYRRLTLTADNTADLVAVGEEMEALAGGEQSVTATLRNDGPGWVQNQESDDLPGLLVQIPPGTVAIGVPKDCAPFGIDGPSGPQGTTGKPKYVCWPQDGTIDAGQSLAYTFMLKIEKSTQDTEGEIKASSVYGTAPAYDTNRANNTAMIGIDVPSDYEPGPSPSDGADGGSGNGGNGNAPEGQAAGGTGATASPSASASTGTTTGGSTGTTTGSTTGGNLASTGSDGTPLLAGAAAAAAVLGGGLVFAVRRRGAAKSA, encoded by the coding sequence GTGCGCCTCCGCCCCTCGGCAGCCGTCCTGGCCGCTGCCGTGATCGCCGTTGCCGGTCCCGCTGTCGCCGCGCCCGTGGCGCAGGCCGAGGAGGGTGAGCCCGAGTTGGTCGTGTCGGCGCTGCCGTCCGCCGCTCCCAAGCCGGGCGAGGTGTACGACAAGTCCGTCACCCTCACCAACAAGGGCACGGCCGCCGTGGACGGGGTCACCTTCCGGGTGCGTCTGACGCGGGGTCTCGACTTCCCCGAGCAGGTGAAGGGCTGCACCTACTCGACCGTCAAGGACCAGGTCAGGCAGGCGGTCTGTGAGCTCGACACGGTCGTCGAGCCCGGTGCCTCGGTCACGACGCCCGTGCGGTTCAAGGCGCTGGACAAGGCCCTGATGGAGGCCGTCGAGTACGGCACGAGCGCGACCGGGGGCGCCCCGGGCGAGGGGTTCGACGACAGTTACCGGCGGCTCACCCTGACCGCGGACAACACCGCCGATCTCGTCGCCGTCGGCGAGGAGATGGAGGCGCTGGCCGGCGGGGAGCAGTCGGTCACGGCGACCCTGCGCAACGACGGCCCCGGCTGGGTGCAGAACCAGGAGAGCGACGACCTCCCGGGCCTGCTGGTGCAGATACCGCCGGGCACCGTGGCCATCGGCGTGCCGAAGGACTGCGCGCCGTTCGGGATCGACGGGCCGAGCGGGCCGCAGGGGACCACGGGCAAGCCCAAGTACGTCTGCTGGCCGCAGGACGGGACCATCGACGCCGGCCAGTCGCTGGCGTACACCTTCATGCTGAAGATCGAAAAGTCCACGCAGGACACCGAGGGTGAGATCAAGGCGTCGTCCGTCTACGGCACCGCCCCCGCGTACGACACGAACCGTGCCAACAACACGGCCATGATCGGCATCGATGTGCCGAGCGACTACGAGCCCGGGCCGAGCCCCTCGGACGGCGCCGACGGCGGCTCCGGCAACGGCGGGAACGGCAACGCCCCCGAGGGCCAGGCCGCGGGCGGCACGGGCGCCACGGCCTCCCCGTCGGCCTCGGCCTCGACCGGCACGACGACCGGCGGCTCCACCGGCACCACGACCGGCAGCACCACCGGCGGCAACCTCGCCAGCACCGGCTCCGACGGCACCCCGCTCCTCGCCGGTGCCGCGGCCGCCGCCGCGGTGCTCGGTGGCGGTCTGGTCTTCGCCGTCCGCCGCCGCGGCGCCGCCAAGTCCGCCTGA
- a CDS encoding SUKH-4 family immunity protein — protein MSTTDTGSAVITLTESELDPWVTHASTRHWLTGPGLPCDSGVLSFAELSREGLRTVADSTGDPDDRLAAELREQLVIGGLLGPGGLETESVLLDGATGEISTTYVLRDRPDLMDRRPLAPSLRTLVRFAEATDELAGLRGQFASYAGRYGPKAVAQASQHLLAVFRDGADGEPAPFWKMAALIRPLSLVAGRGGASGLSLDLPHRLLDQEFGPGRTVRFEDVDFPATLTHEPTRRFLREVGLPEDAHVFSLDTDVPLATLAEYHADGDAPAELPAGAHRLIRLGHLVEDNSLVIDGATGAVLNWSEPEATLYPLNTDVSTLAFTLWLLHRERAIDAQSSHELTTETYDQLAMTMLQVLSTVDPTGVSAGRTVRHYWTDAFQDEAGGVL, from the coding sequence ATGAGTACGACCGATACCGGTTCCGCGGTGATCACCCTGACCGAGTCCGAGCTGGACCCGTGGGTGACGCACGCGTCCACGCGGCACTGGCTGACCGGCCCCGGACTGCCCTGCGACAGCGGCGTGCTGAGCTTCGCCGAGCTGAGCCGCGAGGGCCTGCGCACGGTGGCCGACTCGACGGGCGACCCGGACGACCGCCTCGCGGCGGAACTGCGCGAGCAGCTGGTGATAGGCGGACTGCTGGGCCCCGGCGGCCTGGAGACGGAGTCGGTCCTGCTCGACGGCGCGACGGGCGAGATCTCGACGACGTACGTCCTGCGCGACCGCCCCGACCTGATGGACCGCCGCCCCCTGGCCCCGTCCCTGCGGACGCTGGTCCGCTTCGCGGAGGCCACGGACGAACTGGCGGGCCTGCGCGGCCAGTTCGCCTCCTACGCGGGCCGCTACGGCCCCAAGGCGGTGGCGCAGGCGTCCCAGCACTTGCTGGCGGTGTTCCGCGACGGCGCGGACGGCGAACCGGCCCCGTTCTGGAAGATGGCGGCGCTGATCCGCCCGCTGTCCCTGGTGGCGGGCCGGGGCGGCGCGTCCGGCCTCTCCCTGGACCTCCCGCACCGCCTGCTGGACCAGGAGTTCGGCCCCGGCAGGACGGTCCGCTTCGAGGACGTCGACTTCCCCGCGACCCTCACGCACGAACCGACCCGCCGCTTCCTGCGCGAGGTGGGCCTGCCGGAGGACGCCCACGTCTTCTCCCTGGACACGGACGTCCCCCTGGCGACGCTCGCCGAGTACCACGCCGACGGTGACGCCCCCGCGGAACTCCCCGCCGGGGCCCATCGGCTGATCCGCCTCGGCCACCTGGTCGAGGACAACAGCCTGGTCATCGACGGCGCGACGGGCGCGGTCCTGAACTGGAGCGAACCCGAGGCGACGCTGTACCCGCTCAACACGGACGTGTCGACCCTCGCCTTCACCCTCTGGCTCCTGCACCGAGAGCGAGCGATCGACGCCCAGTCGTCCCACGAGCTGACGACCGAGACCTACGACCAGCTGGCCATGACGATGCTTCAGGTCCTGTCGACGGTGGACCCGACGGGCGTGAGTGCCGGCAGAACGGTCCGCCACTACTGGACGGACGCGTTCCAGGACGAGGCCGGCGGGGTGCTCTGA
- a CDS encoding xanthine dehydrogenase family protein molybdopterin-binding subunit has product MSNEAATAPAAAPAPEPLPHGIGASLPPADARAKTEGTFPYAADLWAEGLLWAAVLRSPHPHARILSIDTTHAREMPGVRAVVTHEDIPGRPLHGRGTADRPVFASEVVRHHGEPIAAVAADHPDTARMAAAAVIVEYEVLDPVTDPEQAFEAEPLHPDGNLIRHIPLRHGDPEAAGEIVVEGLYRIGRQDPAPIGAEAGLAVPRPDGGVELYLASTDPHADRDAAAAAFGLEPERVKVVVTGVPGATADREDQGFQLPLGLLALRTGCPVKLTATREESFLGHVHRHPTLLRYRHHADGEGRLVKVEAQILLDAGAYADTSSEALAAAVAFACGPYVVPNAFIEGWAVRTNNPPSGHVRGEGAMQVCAAYEAQMDKIAKKLGLDPAEVRLRNALATGDVLPTGQTVTCPAPVAELLQAVRDVELPPLPKDTPEDEWLLPGGPEGAGEPGAVRRGVGYGVGMVHMLGAEGADEVSTATVKVHDGVATVLCAAVETGQGFTTLARQIVQETLGVDEVHVAPVDTDQPPAGAGCRGRHTWVSGGAVERAAKMVRTQLLQPLAHKFGMSTELLQITDGKITSYDGVLSTTVTEALDGKELWATAQCRPHPTEPLNETGQGDAFVGMAFCAIRAVVDVDIEIGSVRVVELAVAQDVGRVLNPAQLAARIEAGVTQGVGIALTENLRTPRGIVRHPDLTGYALPTALDAPDIRIVRLVEERDVVAPFGAKAVSAVPVVTSPAAVASAVRAATGRPVNRLPIRPQAAVVTERG; this is encoded by the coding sequence GTGAGCAACGAAGCAGCCACCGCCCCGGCCGCGGCGCCCGCCCCCGAACCGCTTCCGCACGGCATCGGCGCCTCGCTCCCGCCCGCCGACGCCCGCGCCAAGACGGAGGGCACCTTCCCGTACGCCGCCGACCTGTGGGCCGAGGGCCTGCTGTGGGCGGCCGTCCTGCGCTCACCGCACCCGCACGCGCGCATCCTGTCCATCGACACCACCCACGCGCGCGAGATGCCCGGCGTCCGCGCCGTCGTCACCCACGAGGACATCCCCGGCCGTCCGTTGCACGGCCGCGGCACGGCCGACCGCCCCGTCTTCGCCTCCGAGGTCGTGCGCCACCACGGCGAGCCCATCGCCGCCGTCGCCGCCGACCACCCGGACACCGCGCGCATGGCGGCCGCCGCCGTCATCGTCGAGTACGAGGTGCTGGACCCGGTCACCGACCCGGAGCAGGCCTTCGAGGCGGAGCCGCTGCACCCCGACGGCAACCTGATCCGGCACATCCCGCTGCGCCACGGCGACCCGGAGGCGGCCGGCGAGATCGTCGTCGAGGGCCTGTACCGCATCGGACGCCAGGACCCCGCGCCCATCGGCGCCGAGGCCGGCCTCGCCGTGCCGCGCCCGGACGGCGGGGTGGAGCTGTACCTCGCCTCCACCGACCCGCACGCCGACCGCGACGCGGCCGCCGCCGCGTTCGGCCTGGAACCCGAGCGCGTCAAGGTCGTCGTGACCGGCGTGCCCGGCGCCACCGCCGACCGCGAGGACCAGGGCTTCCAGCTCCCGCTCGGCCTGCTCGCGCTGCGCACCGGCTGCCCGGTGAAACTCACCGCCACGCGCGAGGAGTCCTTCCTCGGCCACGTCCACCGGCACCCGACCCTGCTGCGCTACCGCCACCACGCCGACGGCGAGGGCAGACTCGTCAAGGTCGAGGCGCAGATCCTGCTCGACGCGGGCGCCTACGCCGACACCTCCTCCGAGGCCCTGGCCGCCGCCGTCGCCTTCGCCTGCGGCCCCTACGTCGTCCCGAACGCCTTCATCGAGGGCTGGGCCGTACGCACCAACAACCCCCCGTCCGGCCATGTACGCGGCGAAGGCGCCATGCAGGTCTGCGCCGCCTACGAGGCCCAGATGGACAAGATCGCCAAGAAGCTCGGCCTCGATCCGGCGGAGGTGCGGCTGCGCAACGCGCTGGCGACCGGTGACGTGCTGCCGACCGGCCAGACCGTGACCTGCCCGGCCCCCGTAGCCGAACTTCTCCAGGCCGTGCGGGACGTCGAGCTGCCGCCGCTGCCCAAGGACACGCCCGAGGACGAGTGGCTGCTGCCCGGCGGACCCGAGGGCGCGGGCGAACCGGGCGCCGTGCGCCGGGGCGTGGGCTACGGCGTGGGCATGGTGCACATGCTCGGCGCGGAGGGCGCGGACGAGGTCTCCACGGCGACCGTGAAGGTCCACGACGGCGTCGCGACGGTGCTGTGCGCGGCCGTCGAGACCGGCCAGGGCTTCACCACCCTGGCCCGGCAGATCGTCCAGGAGACGCTCGGCGTCGACGAGGTGCACGTGGCGCCGGTCGACACCGACCAGCCCCCGGCGGGCGCGGGATGCCGCGGCCGCCACACCTGGGTCTCGGGCGGCGCGGTGGAACGCGCTGCGAAGATGGTCCGCACCCAGCTCCTCCAGCCGCTCGCCCACAAGTTCGGCATGTCGACGGAGCTGCTCCAGATCACCGACGGGAAGATCACGTCGTACGACGGGGTCCTCTCCACGACCGTCACCGAGGCGCTGGACGGCAAGGAACTGTGGGCCACCGCCCAGTGCCGCCCGCACCCGACCGAGCCGCTGAACGAGACCGGCCAGGGCGACGCGTTCGTGGGCATGGCCTTCTGCGCGATCCGCGCGGTGGTGGACGTGGACATCGAGATCGGTTCCGTACGGGTCGTGGAACTGGCCGTCGCCCAGGACGTGGGCCGCGTCCTCAACCCGGCCCAGCTCGCCGCCCGGATCGAGGCGGGTGTGACGCAGGGCGTGGGCATCGCCCTCACCGAGAACCTCCGCACGCCGCGCGGCATCGTCCGCCACCCCGACCTGACCGGCTACGCCCTCCCGACCGCCCTCGACGCGCCCGACATCCGCATCGTCCGGCTGGTCGAGGAACGCGACGTGGTCGCACCCTTCGGGGCCAAGGCCGTCAGCGCGGTGCCGGTGGTGACGTCCCCGGCGGCCGTCGCGTCTGCCGTCCGGGCCGCGACGGGCCGTCCCGTGAACCGCCTCCCGATCCGCCCCCAGGCCGCGGTGGTGACGGAACGGGGCTGA